One window from the genome of Babylonia areolata isolate BAREFJ2019XMU chromosome 11, ASM4173473v1, whole genome shotgun sequence encodes:
- the LOC143287482 gene encoding ubiA prenyltransferase domain-containing protein 1-like: MAEQMFQMTVEPIPNGKISSEKQNSVFSVDEKGEPQAAENNSFNDTSSEGTGRDGLQDKHEPRSVFTTYLCALRPWSFTASISPVALGSTLAYKSTGSFDPLIFLTTVVTALSVHAAGNLVNTYYDYMRGIDNKKSDDRTLVDKHLSPQDVASFGGLFYIFGCAGFLVLTFLSPAKMEHLALVYFCGLSSSFLYTGGLGLKYLALGDLVIVFSFGPLTVVFAYLTQAGQLALFPFLYAIPIALNTEAILHSNNARDMETDKLAGIVTLAILLGHFGSYALFCVLMFLPYIVFILLGLHMTPWMFLPVCSIFLAFKLEKQFRRKDLTHMPQQVAKLNLLIGCLFTIACLFSNSGSLPSLQKNIPSAYERS; this comes from the coding sequence ATGGCAGAGCAGATGTTTCAGATGACTGTCGAGCCGATACCAAACGGGAAAATTTCTtcggaaaaacaaaacagtgtgttcagtgttgatGAAAAGGGCGAGCCACAAGCAGCTGAAAATAACAGTTTCAATGACACATCATCTGAGGGAACTGGTCGTGATGGCTTGCAAGACAAACATGAACCTCGATCAGTGTTTACCACGTACCTTTGTGCTCTCAGACCATGGTCTTTTACAGCATCCATCAGCCCAGTGGCTCTAGGTTCCACTCTTGCTTACAAATCAACTGGTTCTTTTGATCCATTGATCTTTCTCACCACTGTTGTTACAGCACTATCGGTGCATGCAGcagggaatctggtgaacacatACTATGACTACATGCGTGGAATTGACAACAAGAAAAGTGACGACAGAACACTAGTTGACAAACATTTGTCACCTCAAGATGTTGCGTcgtttggaggattgttttacaTCTTTGGATGTGCTGGATTTTTAGTGCTCACATTTTTATCTCCAGCAAAGATGGAACACCTTGCACTTGTTTACTTCTGTGGACTATCAAGCAGCTTTCTGTACACTGGTGGTCTAGGACTGAAATACCTTGCCTTAGGAGATCTTGTGATTGTGTTCAGCTTCGGACCTCTGACCGTTGTTTTTGCATACCTCACTCAAGCGGGTCAGTTGGCACTTTTCCCGTTTTTGTATGCAATCCCCATTGCCCTGAACACTGAAGCGATTCTTCACAGTAACAATGCACGTGACATGGAAACAGATAAACTTGCAGGCATTGTTACTTTAGCAATCCTTTTAGGTCATTTTGGTTCATATGCTCTGTTTTGTGTCTTAATGTTCCTGCCATACATTGTTTTCATACTTTTAGGACTGCATATGACACCATGGATGTTCCTTCCTGTTTGCTCTATTTTTCTGGCTTTCAAGCTGGAGAAACAGTTCCGACGAAAGGACTTAACACACATGCCTCAACAAGTGGCGAAGCTAAACTTGTTGATTGGCTGCCTGTTTACAATAGCATGTCTTTTCTCTAATAGTGGTAGTCTGCCATCTTTACAAAAAAACATCCCATCGGCTTATGAAAGGTCTTAA